A portion of the Thermoleophilaceae bacterium genome contains these proteins:
- a CDS encoding ABC transporter permease, which yields MRRLEPAAITGVMSREVANFRTFWKATTFSSTLEPIVYLLAFGLGLGATVVDRVDGLDYVEFVGTGMVATAVIFSSALPAMFGTFVKERFQRTYDAILAAPVDVEELVTAEMLWIGIRSGFFGCFPLLVTMAFGLDPAPGMLLVPLFAFITALGFAAFGIAVAASVAKIDQFNYVTTLVITPLFLVAGTFFPIDGLPEGFQWAAQVNPLHHLVELVRGSAFGFEATDLIRVAALMVFAVVLWRVAVHRMEERLID from the coding sequence GTGCGCCGGCTCGAGCCCGCGGCCATCACCGGCGTCATGAGCCGCGAGGTGGCCAACTTCCGCACCTTCTGGAAGGCCACCACCTTCTCCAGCACGCTCGAGCCGATCGTCTACCTGCTGGCCTTCGGCCTCGGCCTGGGCGCCACGGTGGTGGACCGGGTGGACGGCCTCGACTACGTCGAGTTCGTGGGCACCGGGATGGTGGCCACCGCGGTGATCTTCTCCAGCGCGCTGCCGGCGATGTTCGGCACTTTCGTCAAGGAGCGCTTTCAGCGCACCTACGACGCCATTCTCGCCGCGCCGGTGGACGTGGAGGAGCTCGTGACCGCGGAGATGCTCTGGATCGGCATCCGCTCCGGCTTCTTCGGCTGCTTCCCGCTGCTGGTGACGATGGCCTTCGGCCTGGATCCGGCGCCGGGGATGCTGCTCGTGCCGCTGTTCGCCTTCATCACCGCGCTCGGGTTCGCGGCGTTCGGCATCGCGGTGGCGGCCAGCGTGGCGAAGATCGACCAGTTCAACTACGTCACCACGCTCGTCATCACGCCTCTCTTCCTCGTGGCCGGCACGTTCTTCCCGATCGACGGCCTGCCCGAGGGGTTCCAGTGGGCCGCGCAGGTCAACCCGCTCCACCATCTGGTCGAGCTGGTGCGCGGCTCGGCATTCGGCTTCGAGGCCACCGACCTCATCCGCGTGGCGGCGCTCATGGTGTTCGCCGTCGTGCTGTGGCGCGTCGCGGT
- a CDS encoding ABC transporter ATP-binding protein has protein sequence MTDLAEKEPAEAAPAGAGASAPAIQLRGVVKRFGPITAVDGLDLDVPEGICLGLLGPNGAGKSTTMRLLTGQAIADSGELRVLGRDLPAGSKEARAEMGVVPQLDNLDVDVTVEDNLAVFARLYRVPDVREAVDRALDIARLQGRRRDAVDKLSGGMRRRLLLARGLVHRPRLLLLDEPTVGLDPQIRTEMWSLIDGLREEGATILMSTHYIEEAERLADEVALMAHGKIIARGRPSELVAEHAGRETAEFYGPPGRLAEVRATAERQGLRVRPAGPAIAIVGAERASEGAFPPEAIRRAASLEDVFVLLTGEEAE, from the coding sequence GTGACCGACCTGGCCGAGAAGGAGCCCGCCGAGGCCGCGCCGGCGGGCGCGGGAGCTTCCGCGCCCGCGATCCAGCTTCGCGGCGTGGTCAAGCGCTTTGGCCCGATCACCGCCGTGGACGGGCTCGACCTGGACGTGCCCGAGGGCATCTGCCTCGGCCTGCTCGGTCCCAACGGCGCGGGCAAGTCCACCACCATGAGGCTGCTCACCGGGCAGGCGATCGCCGACAGCGGCGAGCTGCGCGTGCTCGGCCGCGACCTTCCCGCCGGCTCGAAGGAGGCACGCGCCGAGATGGGCGTGGTGCCCCAGCTCGACAACCTCGACGTGGACGTGACGGTGGAGGACAACCTCGCCGTGTTCGCGCGTCTCTATCGCGTGCCCGACGTGCGCGAGGCGGTCGACCGCGCGCTGGACATCGCACGGCTGCAGGGCCGCCGCCGCGACGCCGTGGACAAGCTGTCCGGCGGCATGCGACGGCGCCTGCTGCTCGCGCGCGGGCTGGTGCACCGGCCGCGGCTGCTGCTGCTCGACGAGCCCACCGTGGGCCTCGACCCGCAGATCCGCACGGAGATGTGGTCGCTCATCGACGGGCTGCGCGAGGAGGGCGCGACCATCCTCATGTCCACCCACTACATCGAGGAGGCCGAGCGCCTGGCCGACGAGGTGGCGCTGATGGCGCACGGCAAGATCATCGCCCGCGGGCGGCCGTCCGAGCTGGTGGCCGAGCACGCCGGGCGCGAGACGGCGGAGTTCTACGGGCCGCCGGGCCGGCTGGCCGAGGTGCGCGCCACCGCCGAGCGCCAGGGACTGCGCGTGCGCCCCGCCGGCCCGGCCATCGCGATCGTGGGCGCCGAGCGCGCCTCCGAGGGCGCGTTCCCGCCGGAGGCGATCCGGCGCGCCGCGTCGCTGGAGGACGTCTTCGTGCTGCTCACCGGCGAGGAGGCGGAGTAG
- a CDS encoding hydantoinase B/oxoprolinase family protein, which yields MNPIIDSTRELEPQAQAIGRDGKRLTDMLADSERLFAETGSYYGLDGDLAMMSSDPIGYEKLFSRLRGGLVSARETALNISASPIVRELGELCFALYTPEGDSVALSTGIIVHVHTMSDAIKYMVREDYERNPGIRPGDIFANNDPVIGDVHNADVQTFVPIFWEGELVAWAGGVTHVLDIGATTPGGVPVGPTNRLEDGIDLPCMKIGERDELAAWHLKRCELQTRAPMYYLLDEKTRLAGCHMIREAVERVILEEGVDRFKQFSREVIEEGRRSFKSRIREMTVPGRYRSPGFMDVTFADKQQLPARARRDFLMHSPFEVRIGGDGTYALDYDGCSAWGWHSMNCTPSGMQGAIWVQFTQTLICNDKVNDGAYLAIETNFPEGTISNLGDAGGSTGIAWAFLQPSFTGFPRTLSRALQSRGFIEEVIGAYSVSGNVLQGGGVDQYGNSSAIMNFEVAAQGMGAKYVLDGTDTCAAMFNPEGDMGDIEMWELISPFVYLSRRIKASSGGSGRHRGGSSFESLFMVWKTPFWEVQNLGTGKVFNSPGLFGGYPGACAYIHTIRGADLLERGARGEAYPVCDGDYEHPALMEIEGEREYKLDNFTTLQPVEHGDLYLSVMKGGSGLGDPLLRPAEAVERDVSEGHLLPRFAESVYALADRDAARRARLDRARPAREWWAQQRERVLAQGFVEPVCSMYAESMKLSPRWAAEYRGFWDLPEDFEYEAATPTVEVAKPAPGKVTPEQSAAEFLASSEPKGGPLGGAGAGGSRLDAGTLAALADEKLSRREVKDIQSGFKDPDRFDKWLAVLAERVPYEEPIVLPCGEGLNVVRAGSELVIRCDCGHDLCAHDANWKMEAVVFVRDSDELMREVYPKMGHADPEWMELREFHCPSCGRQLETEAVPPGYPVTHEFLPDVEGFYRGWLGRQLP from the coding sequence ATGAATCCCATCATCGATTCCACGAGGGAGCTGGAACCGCAGGCCCAAGCCATCGGCCGGGACGGCAAGCGCTTGACGGACATGCTCGCCGACTCGGAGCGCCTGTTCGCCGAGACCGGCTCCTACTACGGCCTGGACGGCGACCTGGCCATGATGAGCTCGGACCCGATCGGCTACGAGAAGCTCTTCAGCCGGCTGCGCGGCGGGCTCGTCTCCGCAAGGGAGACCGCTCTCAACATCAGCGCCTCCCCGATCGTGCGCGAGCTGGGCGAGCTGTGCTTCGCGCTCTACACGCCGGAGGGCGACTCGGTCGCTCTCTCCACCGGGATCATCGTGCACGTCCACACCATGTCGGACGCCATCAAGTACATGGTGCGCGAGGACTACGAGCGCAACCCGGGCATCCGGCCGGGCGACATCTTCGCCAACAACGACCCCGTCATCGGCGACGTGCACAACGCCGACGTGCAGACGTTCGTGCCGATCTTCTGGGAGGGCGAGCTGGTGGCGTGGGCGGGCGGCGTCACGCACGTGCTCGACATCGGCGCCACCACTCCGGGCGGCGTGCCGGTGGGGCCCACCAACCGGCTCGAGGACGGCATCGACCTGCCCTGCATGAAGATCGGCGAGCGCGACGAGCTGGCGGCGTGGCACCTCAAGCGCTGCGAGCTGCAGACGCGCGCGCCGATGTACTACCTGCTGGACGAGAAGACCCGCCTGGCGGGCTGCCACATGATCCGCGAGGCGGTGGAGCGGGTGATCCTCGAAGAGGGCGTGGACCGTTTCAAGCAGTTCTCCCGCGAGGTGATCGAGGAGGGGCGGCGCTCCTTCAAGTCGCGCATCCGCGAGATGACGGTGCCCGGCCGCTACCGCTCCCCCGGCTTCATGGACGTGACCTTCGCCGACAAGCAGCAGCTGCCCGCGCGGGCGCGGCGCGACTTCCTCATGCACTCCCCATTCGAGGTGCGCATCGGCGGCGACGGCACCTACGCCCTGGACTACGACGGCTGCTCCGCGTGGGGCTGGCACTCCATGAACTGCACGCCGTCCGGGATGCAGGGCGCGATCTGGGTGCAGTTCACCCAGACGCTGATCTGCAACGACAAGGTCAACGACGGCGCCTACCTGGCGATCGAGACCAACTTCCCGGAGGGCACGATCTCCAACCTGGGCGACGCCGGCGGGTCCACGGGGATCGCCTGGGCGTTCCTGCAGCCGTCGTTCACCGGCTTCCCGCGCACCCTGAGCAGGGCGCTGCAGTCGCGCGGCTTCATCGAGGAGGTGATCGGCGCCTACTCCGTGAGCGGCAACGTGCTCCAGGGCGGCGGCGTGGACCAGTACGGCAACTCCAGCGCGATCATGAACTTCGAGGTGGCCGCGCAGGGCATGGGCGCGAAGTACGTGCTCGACGGCACCGACACCTGCGCGGCCATGTTCAACCCCGAGGGCGACATGGGCGACATCGAGATGTGGGAGCTCATCTCGCCGTTCGTATACCTGTCGCGGCGGATCAAGGCATCGTCGGGCGGCTCGGGGCGGCACCGCGGCGGGTCGTCGTTCGAGTCGCTGTTCATGGTGTGGAAGACCCCGTTCTGGGAGGTGCAGAACCTCGGCACGGGGAAGGTCTTCAACTCGCCGGGGCTGTTCGGCGGCTACCCGGGCGCGTGCGCATACATCCACACGATCCGCGGAGCGGACCTGCTCGAGCGCGGAGCCCGCGGCGAGGCCTATCCCGTGTGCGACGGCGACTACGAGCATCCCGCGCTCATGGAGATCGAGGGGGAGCGCGAGTACAAGCTCGACAACTTCACCACGCTGCAGCCGGTCGAGCACGGCGACCTCTACCTGTCGGTGATGAAGGGCGGCAGCGGCCTGGGCGACCCCCTGCTGCGGCCCGCGGAGGCGGTCGAGCGGGACGTGTCCGAGGGGCACCTGCTGCCGCGCTTCGCGGAGTCGGTGTACGCGCTCGCCGACCGCGATGCCGCGCGGCGCGCCCGGCTCGATCGCGCCCGGCCGGCGCGCGAGTGGTGGGCGCAGCAGCGCGAGCGGGTGCTGGCGCAGGGCTTCGTCGAGCCGGTGTGCTCGATGTACGCCGAGTCGATGAAGCTATCGCCGCGCTGGGCGGCGGAGTACCGCGGCTTCTGGGACCTGCCCGAGGACTTCGAGTACGAGGCCGCCACGCCCACGGTGGAGGTGGCGAAGCCGGCGCCGGGCAAGGTCACGCCCGAGCAGTCGGCCGCGGAGTTCCTCGCTTCCTCGGAGCCCAAGGGCGGTCCGCTGGGCGGCGCCGGCGCGGGCGGCAGCCGGCTCGACGCCGGCACACTCGCCGCACTCGCCGACGAGAAGCTCTCGCGCCGCGAGGTCAAGGACATCCAGTCGGGGTTCAAGGACCCGGACCGCTTCGACAAGTGGCTCGCGGTGCTCGCTGAGCGAGTGCCCTACGAGGAGCCGATCGTGCTGCCGTGCGGCGAGGGGCTGAACGTGGTTCGCGCCGGAAGCGAGCTCGTCATCCGCTGCGACTGCGGCCATGACCTCTGCGCCCACGACGCCAACTGGAAGATGGAGGCCGTCGTGTTCGTGCGCGACAGCGACGAGCTGATGCGCGAGGTCTATCCCAAGATGGGCCACGCCGATCCGGAGTGGATGGAGCTGCGCGAGTTCCACTGCCCCTCCTGCGGGCGCCAGCTCGAGACCGAAGCGGTGCCGCCCGGCTACCCCGTGACGCACGAGTTCCTGCCGGACGTGGAGGGCTTCTACCGCGGCTGGCTGGGGCGCCAGCTGCCGTGA
- a CDS encoding hydantoinase/oxoprolinase family protein, with protein MGARDARVLAIDAGGTMTDTFIVDDTGSFVVGKAQTTPDDESKGFMASSVDALEQWGTTPEAAFPGVASGIFSGTAMLNRLLSRKGLRIGAIVSYGQEDYLRLERGIQTYLGYPYSDRLHVATHFHNEPLVPRDLMKGVRGRIDVFGEEVLPLREEDVRQAAAELREAGVEGIVVSLLFSYRNAEHEIRVGEILAEGNGSIPVFLSSELYPMRRDLPRLNSTLIEAYAAEPSRGTLKAVRDRTKDAGAGFELRVMASHGGTISIEARELARTLVSGPIGGVVGGQALAERMDLRNVLCTDIGGTSFDIALITDGRFEITQTPDVARFVLAMPLVKIDSIGAGTGSFVRVNPNSNRPELGPDSAGSRIGVCWPGGNLETVSVTDLNVVLGRLNPEYFLGGDIQLDPERARHEVERQIAKPLGLSTKDAAAGVISLFEQTLKNEAVGRILGKGYSPADYALLCYGGGGPLHVAGYTEGVTYRDVLVPAWAAGFSAFGCACADFEYRYDQTIDMPIEPGYGEDEKAGIGMMVTGAWLGLQERVAEEFAKSGVEPGQIEYTHLVRMQYYGQLNDIEIVSPHMELDEGAQVDELIAGFEEAYGKVYARSARSPELGYLITHAIVLGRVGVEKPALPELELEQGSPPTKGTRMVHWGKGFVQTDLIQLEEVHAGHRIDGPAIVEHSATTFAIPPGRAATMDQHQIFHLEVQG; from the coding sequence ATGGGAGCGAGAGACGCGCGTGTGCTGGCCATCGACGCCGGCGGCACGATGACCGACACGTTCATCGTCGACGACACGGGCTCGTTCGTCGTGGGCAAGGCGCAGACCACGCCCGACGACGAGTCGAAGGGCTTCATGGCCTCCTCGGTCGACGCCCTGGAGCAGTGGGGCACCACCCCCGAGGCGGCCTTCCCCGGCGTGGCGAGCGGGATCTTCAGCGGCACGGCCATGCTCAACCGGCTGCTGTCGCGCAAGGGCCTGCGCATCGGCGCGATCGTCTCCTACGGGCAGGAGGACTACCTGCGCCTGGAGCGCGGGATCCAGACCTACCTCGGCTATCCCTACTCCGACAGGCTCCACGTGGCCACGCACTTCCACAACGAGCCACTCGTGCCGCGCGACCTGATGAAGGGCGTGCGCGGGCGCATCGACGTGTTCGGGGAGGAGGTGCTGCCGCTGCGGGAGGAGGACGTGCGCCAGGCGGCGGCGGAGCTGCGCGAGGCGGGCGTCGAGGGCATCGTGGTGTCGCTGCTGTTCTCCTACCGCAACGCCGAGCACGAGATCCGGGTGGGAGAGATCCTGGCGGAGGGCAACGGCTCCATCCCCGTGTTCCTGTCCTCCGAGCTCTACCCCATGCGGCGCGACCTGCCGCGCCTGAACTCCACGCTCATCGAGGCGTACGCCGCGGAGCCGAGCCGGGGCACGCTGAAGGCCGTCCGCGACCGCACCAAGGACGCCGGCGCCGGCTTCGAGCTGCGCGTGATGGCCAGCCACGGCGGCACCATCTCGATCGAGGCGAGGGAGCTGGCGCGCACGCTGGTGTCGGGCCCGATCGGCGGCGTGGTGGGCGGGCAGGCGCTGGCGGAGCGGATGGACCTGCGCAACGTGCTCTGCACCGACATCGGCGGCACGAGCTTCGACATCGCGCTCATCACCGACGGCCGCTTCGAGATCACCCAGACGCCGGACGTGGCGCGGTTCGTGCTGGCCATGCCGCTGGTGAAGATCGACTCGATCGGCGCGGGCACCGGCAGCTTCGTGCGCGTGAACCCCAACTCCAACCGCCCGGAGCTGGGACCCGACTCGGCGGGGTCGCGCATCGGAGTCTGCTGGCCCGGGGGAAACCTCGAAACGGTCTCCGTCACTGACTTGAACGTCGTGCTGGGGCGTCTCAACCCTGAGTACTTCCTCGGAGGCGACATACAACTCGACCCAGAGCGCGCGCGTCACGAGGTGGAGCGCCAGATCGCGAAGCCGCTCGGGCTGAGCACGAAGGACGCCGCCGCGGGGGTGATCTCGCTGTTCGAGCAGACGCTGAAGAACGAGGCCGTGGGCCGCATCCTCGGCAAGGGCTACTCCCCGGCCGACTACGCGCTGCTCTGCTACGGCGGCGGCGGGCCGCTGCATGTCGCGGGCTACACGGAGGGCGTGACGTACCGCGACGTGCTCGTGCCGGCCTGGGCCGCCGGCTTCAGCGCGTTCGGCTGCGCCTGCGCCGACTTCGAGTACCGCTACGACCAGACCATCGACATGCCCATCGAGCCGGGCTACGGCGAGGACGAGAAGGCCGGCATCGGGATGATGGTCACGGGCGCCTGGCTGGGCCTGCAGGAGCGGGTGGCGGAGGAGTTCGCGAAGTCGGGGGTGGAGCCGGGGCAGATCGAGTACACGCACCTCGTGCGGATGCAGTACTACGGCCAGCTCAACGACATCGAGATCGTCTCGCCGCACATGGAGCTCGACGAGGGCGCCCAGGTGGACGAGCTGATCGCCGGGTTCGAGGAGGCCTACGGCAAGGTCTATGCGCGCTCGGCCCGCTCGCCCGAGCTGGGCTACCTCATCACGCACGCCATCGTGCTCGGGCGGGTGGGGGTGGAGAAGCCGGCGCTGCCGGAGCTGGAGCTGGAACAGGGATCGCCGCCCACGAAGGGCACGCGGATGGTGCACTGGGGCAAGGGCTTCGTGCAGACGGACCTGATCCAACTCGAGGAGGTGCACGCCGGGCACCGCATCGACGGGCCGGCCATCGTGGAGCACTCCGCCACGACCTTCGCTATCCCGCCGGGCAGGGCAGCGACGATGGACCAGCACCAGATCTTCCATCTGGAGGTGCAGGGATGA
- a CDS encoding type IV toxin-antitoxin system AbiEi family antitoxin domain-containing protein, with product MRGLYRTGRRVVTFGCCAVWCPGAPWRNVLMNSSPQRCTPLDARLAALALRQHGVAHVGQLRRLGMSNGEIAYRVRIGRLHRIHRGVYAVGHRRLTERALFIAAVLAIGDGAALSHAAAVAHYEFRPFPGGPIDVTVTRRVRSRPGIRLHCVDVLDPADMTWRRGIPVTTPARTLLDISRTLAPKQARRAVNQALVLKRVTIPLLYRQAAGPQGARLRALLADAAPTRSELEDTALEFFKRHGFQRPEMNARVAGFEVDCLWPERRLVIELDSRFHDNALARADDARKQLALKRAGFRVERLRWSDVTRDEAATAKRLCAPPTSHAA from the coding sequence ATGCGCGGTTTGTATCGGACCGGGCGCAGGGTTGTCACCTTCGGGTGCTGTGCCGTGTGGTGCCCCGGGGCACCCTGGCGCAACGTTCTGATGAATAGTTCACCACAACGTTGCACCCCGCTTGACGCGCGACTCGCCGCTCTCGCGCTGCGGCAACACGGGGTCGCTCACGTCGGGCAGTTGCGGCGGCTCGGGATGAGCAACGGCGAGATCGCGTACCGGGTGCGGATCGGGAGGTTGCACCGGATTCACCGTGGTGTCTACGCGGTCGGTCACCGCAGGCTCACCGAACGTGCACTGTTCATCGCTGCTGTCCTCGCGATCGGGGACGGAGCCGCGCTGAGCCATGCAGCCGCCGTGGCCCACTACGAGTTCCGTCCATTCCCAGGCGGCCCGATCGACGTCACGGTGACGCGGCGGGTGAGAAGCAGGCCGGGCATCCGGCTGCACTGCGTCGATGTCCTCGACCCCGCAGACATGACATGGCGAAGAGGCATCCCCGTCACCACACCCGCCCGCACCCTCCTCGACATCAGCCGCACTCTCGCGCCCAAGCAGGCGCGGCGGGCCGTCAACCAGGCGCTGGTGCTGAAACGGGTGACGATTCCGTTGCTGTACCGGCAGGCCGCCGGCCCGCAGGGTGCGAGGCTGCGCGCCCTGCTCGCGGACGCCGCCCCCACCCGCAGCGAGCTGGAGGACACGGCGCTTGAGTTCTTCAAGCGGCACGGGTTCCAGCGGCCGGAGATGAATGCCCGCGTGGCGGGTTTTGAGGTCGACTGCCTGTGGCCGGAGCGGCGACTGGTGATCGAGCTCGACAGCCGATTCCACGACAACGCGCTCGCACGTGCCGACGACGCGCGCAAGCAGCTCGCCCTCAAGAGAGCCGGCTTCCGGGTGGAACGGCTTCGCTGGAGCGACGTCACCCGTGACGAAGCGGCCACGGCAAAGCGACTTTGTGCGCCACCCACAAGCCATGCCGCCTGA
- a CDS encoding SMP-30/gluconolactonase/LRE family protein, translating into MGEIETVAEGLEFPEGPVALGDGSVVVVEIARGTITRVGPDGEKEVVAEPGDGPNGAAIGPDGKLYVCNNGGTFTWVDMGGVLAPGPFDPVAYRGGRIERVDVDTGEVDVLYDSCDGRPLRGPNDLVFDAHGGFWFTDHGIREERTSDRSPLYYARADGSDIREAVFPVDEPNGIGLSPDGSRLYAAETYTGRVWWWEITKPGEVAEVPGILPHGGTILRGMGGERFLQGLDSLAVDGEGWVCVGTLLNGGISSVSPDGGTVEFLETGDPFTTNICFGGEGYRTAYITLSGSGRLAKTQWPRPGLQLAYGR; encoded by the coding sequence ATGGGAGAGATCGAGACGGTTGCGGAGGGTCTGGAGTTCCCCGAAGGGCCGGTGGCGCTCGGCGACGGGAGCGTGGTGGTCGTGGAGATCGCGCGCGGCACGATCACGCGCGTCGGCCCCGATGGAGAGAAGGAGGTCGTGGCCGAGCCCGGCGACGGCCCCAACGGCGCGGCCATCGGGCCGGACGGCAAGCTGTATGTCTGCAACAACGGCGGCACCTTCACCTGGGTGGACATGGGCGGGGTCCTGGCGCCCGGGCCGTTCGACCCGGTCGCGTACCGGGGCGGCCGCATCGAGCGCGTCGACGTCGACACGGGCGAGGTCGACGTGCTCTACGACTCCTGCGACGGCCGGCCGCTGCGCGGCCCCAACGACCTCGTCTTCGACGCCCACGGCGGCTTCTGGTTCACCGACCACGGCATCCGCGAGGAGCGCACCAGCGATCGCAGCCCGCTCTACTACGCCCGGGCCGACGGCTCGGACATCCGCGAGGCGGTGTTCCCGGTGGACGAGCCCAACGGCATCGGGCTGTCCCCGGACGGCTCCCGGCTGTACGCCGCCGAGACGTACACCGGTCGGGTGTGGTGGTGGGAGATCACGAAGCCCGGCGAGGTGGCCGAGGTCCCCGGGATCCTCCCGCACGGCGGCACGATCCTCCGCGGCATGGGCGGCGAGCGCTTCCTCCAGGGCCTCGACTCCCTCGCCGTGGACGGCGAGGGCTGGGTGTGCGTGGGCACCCTGCTCAACGGCGGCATCTCCTCGGTGTCCCCCGACGGCGGCACCGTCGAGTTCCTCGAGACGGGCGATCCCTTCACCACGAACATCTGCTTCGGCGGCGAGGGCTACCGCACGGCGTACATCACCCTGTCGGGCAGCGGCCGGCTGGCCAAGACGCAGTGGCCGCGTCCCGGCCTCCAACTGGCCTACGGCCGTTGA
- a CDS encoding helix-turn-helix domain-containing protein produces MRQGTALLEALAARFLANGEALADAMVERIRVEVADFADFDGAELWEAVRASCRANIDEGLADMGRDGALPEAIPPDARDLALITARLDLPLAALLRSYRVAHALMWQHWFDAVEREPADPGVRRVALEDGSRYFFDYVDRLSTLVTDEYTAERDRFMRSREQRRTQLVRDVLDGADPDPGEAMRELDYDLRLEHLAMVVSGPDPEAAVRELGRGLDAPHGLVVSLTGDSAWAWLGRTRPFSLPERLEAPLDATVSLGDPAPGVDGFRRSHREARDAHRVAVRGVGGVTRYDAVALEALVAGDDARARAFVARELHGLDGADARSARLRQTLRAYFSTGQNASAAAAVLGVHEHTVAYRLRTVEERLGRPVTARRAELETALRLLEVRG; encoded by the coding sequence ATGCGCCAGGGCACCGCGCTGCTGGAGGCGCTCGCCGCCCGCTTCCTCGCAAACGGCGAGGCGCTCGCCGACGCCATGGTCGAGCGGATCCGCGTGGAGGTCGCCGACTTCGCCGACTTCGACGGCGCCGAGCTGTGGGAGGCCGTCCGCGCCTCGTGCCGGGCGAACATCGACGAGGGGCTTGCGGACATGGGCCGCGACGGCGCGCTGCCCGAGGCCATCCCGCCGGATGCCCGCGACCTCGCGCTCATCACGGCCCGGCTCGACCTGCCGCTGGCCGCGCTCCTACGCTCCTACCGGGTGGCCCACGCCCTCATGTGGCAGCACTGGTTCGACGCGGTGGAACGCGAGCCGGCCGACCCGGGTGTACGGCGCGTGGCGCTGGAGGACGGGTCGCGCTACTTCTTCGACTACGTCGACCGGCTCTCCACGCTCGTGACGGACGAGTACACGGCGGAGCGCGACCGCTTCATGCGCTCCCGTGAGCAGCGCCGCACCCAGCTCGTGCGCGACGTGCTCGACGGCGCCGACCCCGATCCCGGCGAGGCCATGCGCGAGCTGGACTACGACCTGAGGCTCGAGCATCTCGCGATGGTGGTGTCCGGGCCCGACCCGGAGGCGGCCGTGCGCGAGCTCGGACGGGGGCTGGACGCCCCCCACGGGCTGGTGGTCTCGCTGACGGGTGACAGCGCGTGGGCGTGGCTCGGGCGCACGCGCCCGTTCTCGCTGCCGGAGCGGCTGGAGGCCCCGCTCGACGCCACCGTCTCCCTCGGCGACCCCGCTCCGGGCGTCGACGGCTTCCGCCGCTCCCACCGCGAGGCGCGCGACGCGCACCGCGTGGCCGTGCGTGGCGTGGGTGGCGTCACGCGCTACGACGCTGTGGCGCTCGAGGCGCTGGTGGCCGGCGACGACGCTCGCGCCCGCGCCTTCGTTGCCCGCGAGCTGCACGGCCTCGACGGCGCCGATGCCCGCTCGGCCCGGCTGCGCCAGACGCTGCGCGCCTACTTCTCCACCGGCCAGAACGCCTCGGCCGCCGCCGCCGTGCTCGGCGTGCACGAGCACACGGTGGCCTACCGGCTCCGCACCGTCGAGGAGCGGCTCGGGCGGCCGGTCACCGCGCGGCGCGCGGAGCTGGAGACGGCGCTGCGGCTGCTCGAGGTACGGGGCTGA